A stretch of the Cuculus canorus isolate bCucCan1 chromosome 15, bCucCan1.pri, whole genome shotgun sequence genome encodes the following:
- the CEP20 gene encoding centrosomal protein 20 isoform X3, translated as MATVAELKAVLRDTLEKRGALGQIKARIRAEVFNALDDQSEPRPPLSHENLLINELIREYLDYNKYKYAASVLTAESGQPEVPLDRQFLAKELNIVEDANGKSVRPLLYGIISHFLHGGKEDSYQNALPKMSLLNYPKQNLGKPPTERNQIDRIPEPGRMAGMSIEEPLVLQSLNR; from the exons ATGGCGACGGTGGCGGAGCTGAAAGCAG TTTTAAGGGACACGCTGGAAAAAAGAGGTGCTCTTGgacaaataaaagcaaggaTCAGAGCTGAGGTCTTCAATGCCCTGGATGACCAGAGTGAACCACGGCCACCGCTGTCTCATGAAAATCTCTTAATCAACGAACTAATTCGTGAATACCTGGACtataacaaatacaaatatgcAGCATCTGTTTTAACTGCAG AATCTGGCCAGCCTGAAGTGCCCTTGGATAGACAGTTTCTTGCCAAAGAGCTGAACATAGTCGAAGACGCAAATGGAAAATCAGT CAGACCTCTCTTGTATGGAATTATCTCTCATTTCTTACATGGTGGCAAAGAAGATAGTTACCAGAATGCCCTTccaaaaatgtctttgctgaaTTATCCAAAGCAGAACCTTGGCAAGCCACCTACCGAAAGAAATCAAATAG ATAGAATTCCAGAACCAGGAAGGATGGCTGGCATGAGCATCGAAGAGCCCCTTGTTTTACAAAGTCTAAACAGATGA
- the CEP20 gene encoding centrosomal protein 20 isoform X4, whose amino-acid sequence MATVAELKAVLRDTLEKRGALGQIKARIRAEVFNALDDQSEPRPPLSHENLLINELIREYLDYNKYKYAASVLTAESGQPEVPLDRQFLAKELNIVEDANGKSVPLLYGIISHFLHGGKEDSYQNALPKMSLLNYPKQNLGKPPTERNQIDRIPEPGRMAGMSIEEPLVLQSLNR is encoded by the exons ATGGCGACGGTGGCGGAGCTGAAAGCAG TTTTAAGGGACACGCTGGAAAAAAGAGGTGCTCTTGgacaaataaaagcaaggaTCAGAGCTGAGGTCTTCAATGCCCTGGATGACCAGAGTGAACCACGGCCACCGCTGTCTCATGAAAATCTCTTAATCAACGAACTAATTCGTGAATACCTGGACtataacaaatacaaatatgcAGCATCTGTTTTAACTGCAG AATCTGGCCAGCCTGAAGTGCCCTTGGATAGACAGTTTCTTGCCAAAGAGCTGAACATAGTCGAAGACGCAAATGGAAAATCAGT ACCTCTCTTGTATGGAATTATCTCTCATTTCTTACATGGTGGCAAAGAAGATAGTTACCAGAATGCCCTTccaaaaatgtctttgctgaaTTATCCAAAGCAGAACCTTGGCAAGCCACCTACCGAAAGAAATCAAATAG ATAGAATTCCAGAACCAGGAAGGATGGCTGGCATGAGCATCGAAGAGCCCCTTGTTTTACAAAGTCTAAACAGATGA
- the CEP20 gene encoding centrosomal protein 20 isoform X5, with product MATVAELKAVLRDTLEKRGALGQIKARIRAEVFNALDDQSEPRPPLSHENLLINELIREYLDYNKYKYAASVLTAESGQPEVPLDRQFLAKELNIVEDANGKSV from the exons ATGGCGACGGTGGCGGAGCTGAAAGCAG TTTTAAGGGACACGCTGGAAAAAAGAGGTGCTCTTGgacaaataaaagcaaggaTCAGAGCTGAGGTCTTCAATGCCCTGGATGACCAGAGTGAACCACGGCCACCGCTGTCTCATGAAAATCTCTTAATCAACGAACTAATTCGTGAATACCTGGACtataacaaatacaaatatgcAGCATCTGTTTTAACTGCAG AATCTGGCCAGCCTGAAGTGCCCTTGGATAGACAGTTTCTTGCCAAAGAGCTGAACATAGTCGAAGACGCAAATGGAAAATCAGTGTAA
- the CEP20 gene encoding centrosomal protein 20 isoform X1 has translation MISLWRCRNCVYIVGDKRGLNTVGFILRDLFMVIVLRDTLEKRGALGQIKARIRAEVFNALDDQSEPRPPLSHENLLINELIREYLDYNKYKYAASVLTAESGQPEVPLDRQFLAKELNIVEDANGKSVRPLLYGIISHFLHGGKEDSYQNALPKMSLLNYPKQNLGKPPTERNQIDRIPEPGRMAGMSIEEPLVLQSLNR, from the exons ATGATTTCACTGTGGAGGTGCCGGAATTGCGTTTATATTGTGGGTGATAAACGCGGCTTGAATACGGTTGGGTTTATATTAAGAGATCTTTTTATGGTAATAGTTTTAAGGGACACGCTGGAAAAAAGAGGTGCTCTTGgacaaataaaagcaaggaTCAGAGCTGAGGTCTTCAATGCCCTGGATGACCAGAGTGAACCACGGCCACCGCTGTCTCATGAAAATCTCTTAATCAACGAACTAATTCGTGAATACCTGGACtataacaaatacaaatatgcAGCATCTGTTTTAACTGCAG AATCTGGCCAGCCTGAAGTGCCCTTGGATAGACAGTTTCTTGCCAAAGAGCTGAACATAGTCGAAGACGCAAATGGAAAATCAGT CAGACCTCTCTTGTATGGAATTATCTCTCATTTCTTACATGGTGGCAAAGAAGATAGTTACCAGAATGCCCTTccaaaaatgtctttgctgaaTTATCCAAAGCAGAACCTTGGCAAGCCACCTACCGAAAGAAATCAAATAG ATAGAATTCCAGAACCAGGAAGGATGGCTGGCATGAGCATCGAAGAGCCCCTTGTTTTACAAAGTCTAAACAGATGA
- the CEP20 gene encoding centrosomal protein 20 isoform X2, whose amino-acid sequence MISLWRCRNCVYIVGDKRGLNTVGFILRDLFMVIVLRDTLEKRGALGQIKARIRAEVFNALDDQSEPRPPLSHENLLINELIREYLDYNKYKYAASVLTAESGQPEVPLDRQFLAKELNIVEDANGKSVPLLYGIISHFLHGGKEDSYQNALPKMSLLNYPKQNLGKPPTERNQIDRIPEPGRMAGMSIEEPLVLQSLNR is encoded by the exons ATGATTTCACTGTGGAGGTGCCGGAATTGCGTTTATATTGTGGGTGATAAACGCGGCTTGAATACGGTTGGGTTTATATTAAGAGATCTTTTTATGGTAATAGTTTTAAGGGACACGCTGGAAAAAAGAGGTGCTCTTGgacaaataaaagcaaggaTCAGAGCTGAGGTCTTCAATGCCCTGGATGACCAGAGTGAACCACGGCCACCGCTGTCTCATGAAAATCTCTTAATCAACGAACTAATTCGTGAATACCTGGACtataacaaatacaaatatgcAGCATCTGTTTTAACTGCAG AATCTGGCCAGCCTGAAGTGCCCTTGGATAGACAGTTTCTTGCCAAAGAGCTGAACATAGTCGAAGACGCAAATGGAAAATCAGT ACCTCTCTTGTATGGAATTATCTCTCATTTCTTACATGGTGGCAAAGAAGATAGTTACCAGAATGCCCTTccaaaaatgtctttgctgaaTTATCCAAAGCAGAACCTTGGCAAGCCACCTACCGAAAGAAATCAAATAG ATAGAATTCCAGAACCAGGAAGGATGGCTGGCATGAGCATCGAAGAGCCCCTTGTTTTACAAAGTCTAAACAGATGA